In a single window of the Branchiostoma floridae strain S238N-H82 chromosome 2, Bfl_VNyyK, whole genome shotgun sequence genome:
- the LOC118409986 gene encoding LOW QUALITY PROTEIN: forkhead box protein D2-like (The sequence of the model RefSeq protein was modified relative to this genomic sequence to represent the inferred CDS: inserted 1 base in 1 codon): MESRHWHKEERHHSRTSQVYLRSSFEELLPDFAAVFSPGEVVLVAGSVCEVDAMALLHDWTAPLTVQGAARDVPCTVPGEIQRSAERVAGSLSPPSEANSDDIAETPDSTTSDASSPSSSEEKGEDTDTKPPYSYIALIVMALRSSPLGALPLTGIYEFIERTFPYFRRNKRRWQNSIRHNLSLNDCFVKIPRSCEQPGKGGLWALHPDCGNMFAKGSYLRRTARFRSSKTEESQDGRALYSLMHPLFRGSPYGPTGRQGGPEIRPVRYTDVTSATRAEEPKKSAPRSHTSPPVPQNNSTLPCNPSLIPGSYTRSYGNEMPSPSSRPTSSSVAQQSGGSNTLSPPGVAPYRAVSAPFPPVIPPLVPMSPPARLPSPYLPGYPYCYGYPFLVPLPSLXAVNIIPSGHLIPPGHLNPSPYLPGYPYCYGYPFLVPLPSLPRQ; the protein is encoded by the exons ATGGAGAGCAGGCACTGGCACAAAGAAGAACGCCATCATAGCCGGACGTCTCAGGTGTACTTGCGCTCATCATTTGAAGAGCTTCTTCCTGACTTCGCGGCCGTGTTTTCACCTGGAGAAGTTGTACTTGTAGCTGGGAGTGTGTGTGAGGTGGACGCCATGGCCCTACTTCACGACTGGACCGCGCCGCTAACCGTACAGGGCGCTGCCCGCGACGTCCCCTGCACGGTGCCGGGAGAGATCCAGAGGAGTGCCGAGCGCGTGGCCGGATCTCTGTCGCCGCCCTCCGAGGCAAACTCCGACGACATCGCCGAGACTCCGGACAGCACGACTTCAGACGcgtcttctccttcttcttctgagGAAAAGGGAGAG GACACAGACACGAAGCCGCCATACTCGTACATCGCCCTGATCGTCATGGCGTTACGGAGCTCGCCGCTAGGGGCGCTTCCTCTCACGGGCATATACGAGTTCATCGAGCGGACGTTCCCGTACTTCCGGCGGAACAAGCGTCGGTGGCAGAACTCCATCCGGCACAACCTGTCACTCAACGACTGCTTCGTCAAG ATCCCTCGGTCCTGCGAGCAGCCGGGAAAAGGCGGCCTCTGGGCGCTCCATCCCGACTGTGGGAACATGTTCGCCAAGGGAAGCTACTTACGGAGGACGGCTCGCTTCAG AAGCTCCAAAACAGAAGAATCCCAGGACGGCCGGGCCCTGTACTCTCTCATGCACCCGCTCTTCAGGGGGTCTCCCTACGGCCCCACGGGTAGGCAGGGGGGTCCGGAAATCCGACCCGTGCGTTATACGGACGTTACCAGCGCAACGAGAGCGGAAGAACCTAAAAAATCCGCTCCGAGAAGCCACACATCGCCGCCGGTACCACAGAACAACTCCACCCTCCCTTGCAATCCCAGCTTGATCCCAGGGTCCTATACACGGAGCTATGGGAACGAGATGCCATCCCCATCCTCCCGTCCTACGTCATCATCTGTGGCGCAGCAATCAGGCGGCAGTAATACACTATCGCCGCCAGGTGTCGCTCCTTACCGCGCGGTGTCGGCACCGTTCCCGCCAGTCATCCCTCCTCTCGTGCCGATGTCACCCCCCGCGAGACTTCCGTCGCCTTACCTACCGGGGTATCCCTACTGTTACGGTTACCCCTTCCTGGTACCGCTACCTTCTC CGGCAGTGAACATTATTCCGTCAGGTCACCTAATTCCGCCAGGTCACCTTAATCCGTCACCCTACCTACCGGGGTATCCCTACTGTTACGGGTACCCCTTCCTGGTGCCGCTACCGTCTCTACCGCGGCAGTGA
- the LOC118409211 gene encoding phytanoyl-CoA dioxygenase domain-containing protein 1-like translates to MWPSTYVQNLDRGPIHARAEAIARLLLGEDVAFDFDMLIYKAPQTNTCTPWHQDEAYWPDMPDKRALSCWVALDDATVDNGCMWFVPGSHLQPVRPHRAAKEGVHVLMTDHCSEDEGSAMPIPAGSCTLHHGRTLHYTRGNSTGRERRAYIVAYRPGDMVRWEREHGFDHGKKGIKKVLKLDQKEDS, encoded by the exons ATGTGGCCGAGTACTTACGTACAGAACCTGGACAGG GGCCCCATTCACGCACGCGCAGAAGCCATCGCACGTCTACTGTTGGGAGAGGACGTCGCGTTTGACTTTGACATGCTGATCTACAAG GCGCCCCAGACGAACACCTGCACCCCCTGGCACCAGGACGAGGCTTACTGGCCCGACATGCCCGACAAACGCGCCCTATCCTGTTGG GTTGCCCTTGACGACGCGACCGTTGATAACGGGTGCATGTGGTTCGTTCCCGGGTCTCACCTGCAGCCGGTCCGGCCGCATCGGGCCGCTAAGGAGGGCGTGCACGTGCTCATGACGGACCACTGCTCAGAG GATGAGGGGAGCGCCATGCCCATCCCGGCGGGGTCCTGTACCCTGCACCACGGGCGGACTCTGCACTACACCCGCGGCAACAGCACGGGGCGGGAGCGGCGCGCCTACATCGTCGCCTACAGGCCTGGCGACATGGTGCGCTGGGAGCGCGAACACGGGTTCGACCACGGCAAGAAG GGAATCAAGAAGGTTCTTAAACTTGACCAGAAAGAGGACAGCTGA
- the LOC118409212 gene encoding glutamic acid-rich protein-like, with translation MRRARAVFRPNVKSVAAASRGKAPSAKETPAKVTNKEPKAPDKQEKVTAQAAEQEAKQQPETAVKNVSTPPPRKTNSNSSVKPPQPPDKASSKLKEESAGPTEKIPDKNVDTGTTDNNTLSSNDKNETANNAAAVKSQKDKSQKDVKASSDDKSKSSAPTVKTQKDAKISDKDGQKSATVAGRRKRVMAVPNLGRRRQGAATTGKPVAAVTEKESTPGNEEKKEDSGQKQFQEPPPVQRVSEPFSSKPPARHLPPLVIPRRRLDSTSSVDGRDGSERPLTIPHRERRVSGMYTPNIQPERRREKEQEEEEGPAKRRQRHNQSKPPDKNRMTMADLIYYNPKFNMMKSTEEKAKKLKEKKKQVRQDVDVTSERDQEEEREEEMLEEEGSQDPPPAEEDPADDSLLVPQVRVAEDGTIVLNEQTLTVSTPAKKAGSDSDIIREDESNTTYSSFRKKVPQTQAWNMKETIKFYKALSTVGTDFTLMAAMLPKRTRAQLKAKFKKEEKQNRNLVDRALSLRQEFDQSIFDQSDSDSEDEKKRRRKDQASRRGKGRPRGAENDETYGQSGGKRKALGERDGEAVRPSPLTASPKNAAGFPGYSSARPDVSRDDDEAGTRREQTEDADDENEDEETKIVRMLKGPTRAGRQPKRVQTFSINVEPTKKRPRPPTVVNRASPIGSPPRFSPGQGAVGSSPRKRWLYIPGETGPRTAERGLQSPRREQESEPEMVETVMIQSPVRFEPSETQHPIIQGTALNGSVVVGDVEELVFTDDEGNRTATDSGATQYHLVIPVVDTSSGGERTVSVVVPTSSVSQSGQQTVSVVVPTSSVSHNTSPSRQQTVSVVVPSSNSAHNTSLDGNTSGGSERLSLSFVTGEHLTARDILEQMQMEGRRGEEQEEEEEVPVVIGEEMITEIVTEMAKEQPDADSTAEKPAAGLEAES, from the exons ATGCGGCGAGCGAGGGCAGTCTTCCGGCCGAACGTCAAGTCCGTGGCAGCTGCGTCCAGAGGCAAGGCTCCCTCTGCTAAAGAAACACCCGCCAAAGTCACCAACAAGGAGCCAAAAGCTCCCGACAAGCAGGAGAAAGTGACCGCTCAAGCAGCCGAGCAGGAAGCCAAGCAGCAGCCTGAAACTGCAGTTAAAAATGTCTCCACACCGCCGCCTCGGAAAACAAACTCAAACTCCTCAGTAAAACCTCCTCAACCACCAGACAAAGCATCCAGCAAGCTGAAGGAAGAATCTGCAGGACCGACTGAAAAGATTCctgacaaaaatgttgataCGGGTACCACTGACAACAACACTTTGTCAAGCAATGACAAAAATGAGACTGCAAACAATGCTGCAGCAGTGAAAAGTCAAAAAGACAAAAGTCAGAAAGACGTCAAGGCTTCTAGCGATGACAAAAGCAAGAGCAGTGCTCCAACCGTCAAAACCCAGAAGGATGCAAAGATTTCTGACAAAGATGGGCAGAAGTCAGCCACGGTCGCAGGGCGCAGGAAGCGCGTCATGGCGGTGCCGAACCTGGGTCGGCGGAGACAGGGTGCGGCGACTACTGGGAAACCTGTTGCCGCGGTAACAGAGAAGGAGTCGACACCCGGTAACGAAGAGAAGAAGGAAGACTCGGGGCAAAAACAGTTCCAGGAGCCGCCGCCCGTACAAAGGGTGTCGGAGCCTTTCAGCAG CAAACCGCCTGCGCGCCACCTTCCCCCGCTGGTGATCCCCAGGCGGAGGCTGGACTCCACGTCGAGCGTGGACGGTCGGGACGGCTCGGAGCGGCCGCTGACCATCCCGCATCGCGAGAGGCGGGTCAGCGGGATGTACACGCCCAACATCCAGCCGGAGAGGCGCAGGGAGAAGGagcaggaggaggaagag GGCCCCGCCAAACGCAGACAGCGGCACAACCAGAGCAAACCTCCAGACAAGAACAGGATGACCATGGCTGACCTCATCTACTACAACCCCAAGTTCAACATGATGAA ATCAACAGAAGAAAAGGCCAAAAAGCTGAAGGAGAAAAAGAAGCAGGTGAGACAGGATGTTGATGTTACCAGTGAGAGGGACCAGGAGGAGGAGAGGGAGGAAGAGATGCTGGAGGAGGAGGGCAG CCAAGACCCGCCCCCAGCAGAGGAAGACCCAGCTGATGACAGCCTCCTGGTGCCCCAGGTCAGGGTGGCCGAGGACGGAACCATCGTTCTTAATGAACAGAC TCTGACTGTCTCCACGCCTGCGAAGAAGGCGGGCTCCGACAGTGACATCATCCGCGAGGACGAGTCCAACACGACCTACTCCAGCTTCCGCAAGAAGGTGCCGCAGACGCAGGCCTGGAACATGAAAG AAACGATCAAGTTCTACAAAGCGCTGAGCACGGTCGGCACGGACTTCACCCTGATGGCGGCCATGCTGCCCAAGAGAACACGGGCACAGCTCAAGGCCAAGTTCAAGAAGGAGGAGAAACAGAACAGGAACCTGGTGGACAGGGCACTTT CCCTGAGACAGGAGTTTGACCAGTCCATCTTCGACCAGTCAGACTCCGACTCAGAAGatgagaagaagaggaggaggaaggaCCAGGCCTCCAGGAGGGGGAAGGGGAGACCGAGGGGGGCGGAAAATGACGAGACATACGGCCAGTCTGGAGGGAAAA GAAAGGCCCTTGGGGAACGAGATGGCGAGGCTGTGAGGCCATCGCCGCTGACAGCATCTCCCAAGAACGCAGCAGGTTTCCCTGGTTACAGTTCCGCCCGCCCGGATGTTAGCAGAGATGATGATGAGGCGGGTACCAGGAGAGAACAAACGGAGGATGCGGATGATGAAAACGAAGACGAGGAAACAAAAATTGTCCGGATGCTGAAAGGACCGACGCGGGCCGGGCGGCAACCCAAACGCGTTCAAACCTTCAGTATCAACGTGGAACCGACGAAAAAGCGCCCGCGGCCACCCACCGTGGTGAACCGTGCATCGCCCATCGGCAGCCCTCCCCGATTCTCCCCAGGCCAGGGGGCCGTCGGGAGCTCGCCACGTAAACGTTGGCTCTACATCCCCGGGGAGACCGGCCCGAGGACGGCAGAAAGGGGCCTCCAGTCGCCCAGAAGGGAGCAGGAAAGCGAACCCGAAATGGTGGAGACAGTGATGATTCAGAGTCCGGTGAGGTTCGAGCCGTCGGAGACACAGCATCCCATCATCCAGGGCACCGCACTGAACGGCAGTGTCGTGGTGGGTGACGTCGAAGAACTGGTTTTCACGGATGACGAAGGAAACCGGACGGCCACGGACTCCGGCGCCACCCAGTACCATCTGGTCATCCCGGTGGTGGACACAAGTTCAGGCGGGGAGCGGACGGTTTCGGTCGTCGTGCCGACCAGTTCTGTTTCACAGAGCGGACAACAGACGGTTTCAGTCGTCGTGCCGACCAGTTCTGTCTCGCACAACACCTCACCAAGCAGACAGCAAACAGTCTCTGTCGTAGTTCCGTCCTCCAATTCCGCACACAACACCTCCCTGGACGGTAACACCAGCGGAGGTTCAGAGCGCCTGTCGCTAAGCTTCGTAACCGGGGAGCATCTGACAGCGAGGGACATCCTAGAACAGATGCAGATGGAGGGGAGGAGGGGGGAGGaacaggaagaggaggaggaagtaCCGGTTGTCATCGGGGAGGAGATGATCACAGAGATCGTGACAGAGATGGCTAAAGAGCAGCCGGATGCAGACAGTACGGCGGAGAAGCCTGCGGCAGGGTTGGAGGCAGAGAGCTAG
- the LOC118409624 gene encoding farnesyl pyrophosphate synthase-like isoform X1 has protein sequence MTSAIVVSRLGPRLASRLMVRAAGPITRGGGTYETSPHRSAGHQTRRHLSWRKKTFKSQLWQHPGAQTDMGDSSNKKLKMANHDGDVKRFDEVFHQLVTKLIDEDAKNPEISDAMVRFRQVLEYNCPGGKRNRGLSVITSYRFLVSSDQLTEENIHRAMVVGWCIEWLQAFFLVLDDIMDQSQTRRGQPCWYRVEEVGNMAINDACYIESCIYRLLGRFCRGQPYYVDLLELFQGTTYKTIVGQSLDLITSPDGKVNLSNFTEERYNAIVKYKTAFYSFHLPVAAAMYMAGITSKESHENAKTILLEMGRFFQIQDDYLDCYGDPAVTGKVGTDVEENKCSWLVVQALRLVDARQRTTLQVCLFVCLFVCLREGWDRRGGEQVQLAGGAGTTAGRRPATSYATGLFVCLFVCGKVGTGVEENKCSWLVVQALRLVDARQRATLQENYGQNDPAKVAAVKQLYQELRLQDEFWKFEESSYSQLMQLINSSSLDLPKDMFVEFARKIYKRQK, from the exons ATGACCTCTGCTATCGTTGTGAGCCGTCTTGGCCCGCGATTGGCCAGTAGGTTGATGGTGCGAGCGGCTGGACCAATCACACGTGGGGGAGGCACGTACGAAACATCACCTCATCGCTCAGCTGGACATCAAACGCGCCGACACCTCAGCTGGAGGAAGAAGACTTTCAAGTCTCAGCTTTGGCAGCACCCCGG CGCACAGACAGACATGGGAGACAGCAGTAACAAGAAGTTAAAGATGGCGAACCATGACGGAGATGTGAAGCGGTTTGACGAGGTATTTCACCAGCTGGTGACGAAACTGATCGACGAGGACGCAAAAAATCCTGAGATCAGCGATGCGATGGTCAGGTTCAGACAG GTATTAGAGTACAACTGTCCAGGTGGGAAGAGGAACAGAGGTCTTAGTGTCATTACATCTTACAG GTTTCTTGTCAGCAGTGATCAGCTGACAGAAGAGAACATCCACAGAGCCATGGTGGTTGGCTGGTGCATCGAATGG TTACAAGCTTTCTTCCTGGTTCTTGACGACATaatggaccaatcacagaccaggAGAGGGCAGCCATGCTGGTACAGAGTT GAAGAAGTAGGTAACATGGCCATTAACGACGCCTGCTACATCGAGTCCTGCATCTACAGACTTCTGGGGAGGTTCTGCAGAGGCCAGCCATACTATGTGGACCTGCTCGAGCTATTCCAAGGG ACGACGTACAAGACGATAGTCGGCCAGTCTCTGGACCTCATCACGTCTCCGGATGGGAAGGTCAACCTCAGCAACTTCACGGAGGAGAG GTACAATGCCATAGTGAAGTACAAGACAGCCTTCTACTCCTTCCACCTACCAGTAGCTGCTGCTATGTACATG GCTGGCATCACCAGTAAGGAGTCCCATGAAAATGCCAAGACAATTCTTCTGGAGATGGGCAGGTTCTTCCAGATACAG GATGACTACCTGGACTGCTATGGGGACCCGGCGGTGACGGGGAAGGTTGGGACAGACGTAGAGGAGAACAAGTGCAGCTGGCTGGTGGTGCAGGCACTACGGCTGGTCGACGCCCGGCAACGGACTACactacaggtttgtttgtttgtttgtttgtttgtttgtttgagggAAGGTTGGGACAGACGTGGAGGAGAACAAGTGCAGCTGGCTGGTGGTGCAGGCACTACGGCTGGTCGACGCCCGGCAACGAGCTACgctacaggtttgtttgtttgtttgtttgtttgtgggaaGGTGGGAACAGGCGTGGAAGAGAACAAATGCAGCTGGCTGGTGGTGCAGGCGCTACGGCTGGTCGACGCCCGGCAACGGGCTACGctgcag GAAAACTACGGTCAGAACGACCCCGCCAAGGTTGCCGCGGTGAAGCAGCTTTACCAGGAGTTACGTCTCCAGGACGAGTTTTGGAAATTTGAGGAGAGCAGCTACTCCCAGCTGATGCAGCTGATCAACTCTTCCAGCCTGGACCTGCCGAAGGACATGTTCGTCGAGTTCGCGCGCAAGATTTACAAGCGGCAGAAATAA
- the LOC118409624 gene encoding farnesyl pyrophosphate synthase-like isoform X2, with the protein MRKKKSKLTVGKKGARYYKKKRASTTSAQTDMGDSSNKKLKMANHDGDVKRFDEVFHQLVTKLIDEDAKNPEISDAMVRFRQVLEYNCPGGKRNRGLSVITSYRFLVSSDQLTEENIHRAMVVGWCIEWLQAFFLVLDDIMDQSQTRRGQPCWYRVEEVGNMAINDACYIESCIYRLLGRFCRGQPYYVDLLELFQGTTYKTIVGQSLDLITSPDGKVNLSNFTEERYNAIVKYKTAFYSFHLPVAAAMYMAGITSKESHENAKTILLEMGRFFQIQDDYLDCYGDPAVTGKVGTDVEENKCSWLVVQALRLVDARQRTTLQVCLFVCLFVCLREGWDRRGGEQVQLAGGAGTTAGRRPATSYATGLFVCLFVCGKVGTGVEENKCSWLVVQALRLVDARQRATLQENYGQNDPAKVAAVKQLYQELRLQDEFWKFEESSYSQLMQLINSSSLDLPKDMFVEFARKIYKRQK; encoded by the exons ATGCGTAAAAAGAAAAGCAAGCTCACTGTGGGGAAAAAAGGTGCGAGGTACTATAAGAAGAAACGAGCAAGCACAACAAG CGCACAGACAGACATGGGAGACAGCAGTAACAAGAAGTTAAAGATGGCGAACCATGACGGAGATGTGAAGCGGTTTGACGAGGTATTTCACCAGCTGGTGACGAAACTGATCGACGAGGACGCAAAAAATCCTGAGATCAGCGATGCGATGGTCAGGTTCAGACAG GTATTAGAGTACAACTGTCCAGGTGGGAAGAGGAACAGAGGTCTTAGTGTCATTACATCTTACAG GTTTCTTGTCAGCAGTGATCAGCTGACAGAAGAGAACATCCACAGAGCCATGGTGGTTGGCTGGTGCATCGAATGG TTACAAGCTTTCTTCCTGGTTCTTGACGACATaatggaccaatcacagaccaggAGAGGGCAGCCATGCTGGTACAGAGTT GAAGAAGTAGGTAACATGGCCATTAACGACGCCTGCTACATCGAGTCCTGCATCTACAGACTTCTGGGGAGGTTCTGCAGAGGCCAGCCATACTATGTGGACCTGCTCGAGCTATTCCAAGGG ACGACGTACAAGACGATAGTCGGCCAGTCTCTGGACCTCATCACGTCTCCGGATGGGAAGGTCAACCTCAGCAACTTCACGGAGGAGAG GTACAATGCCATAGTGAAGTACAAGACAGCCTTCTACTCCTTCCACCTACCAGTAGCTGCTGCTATGTACATG GCTGGCATCACCAGTAAGGAGTCCCATGAAAATGCCAAGACAATTCTTCTGGAGATGGGCAGGTTCTTCCAGATACAG GATGACTACCTGGACTGCTATGGGGACCCGGCGGTGACGGGGAAGGTTGGGACAGACGTAGAGGAGAACAAGTGCAGCTGGCTGGTGGTGCAGGCACTACGGCTGGTCGACGCCCGGCAACGGACTACactacaggtttgtttgtttgtttgtttgtttgtttgtttgagggAAGGTTGGGACAGACGTGGAGGAGAACAAGTGCAGCTGGCTGGTGGTGCAGGCACTACGGCTGGTCGACGCCCGGCAACGAGCTACgctacaggtttgtttgtttgtttgtttgtttgtgggaaGGTGGGAACAGGCGTGGAAGAGAACAAATGCAGCTGGCTGGTGGTGCAGGCGCTACGGCTGGTCGACGCCCGGCAACGGGCTACGctgcag GAAAACTACGGTCAGAACGACCCCGCCAAGGTTGCCGCGGTGAAGCAGCTTTACCAGGAGTTACGTCTCCAGGACGAGTTTTGGAAATTTGAGGAGAGCAGCTACTCCCAGCTGATGCAGCTGATCAACTCTTCCAGCCTGGACCTGCCGAAGGACATGTTCGTCGAGTTCGCGCGCAAGATTTACAAGCGGCAGAAATAA